The window GAACATCCGTCGCGCCAGCGCATGGTTCACCAGCGCGATGTCGTCCTTCTGCTCGCGACGGATCACCACCGGGCGCTCGCTCGCCGTATCCAGCACGTCCTTCGTGCGCTTTTGGAGGTCGGTCGTCGACCGGATCTCCCCATCCAAAACCAGTGGCATGCGCATCTCCCTACGGCTATAGACGTGGATATACCTCCATATGGTTCCACGCTTTAGCGTAGATCGGCGCCGCGACCGCGAAAGCTTAATCAAGCCCTCCGGTCGCCATCGGAACGGCTACCTTAATAGCCAATACAGGCCCTTGCGTCATCGGCGCCGAACGGCGGCGAGCAACACCTATATGAGCAAAGACATGCCGGTTCTTTTTGAAGGCCGGCTGGCTATTCGCATATGCGAATCGAAGAGTGGCAACACGACTGCCGACGTTGTCATGTCGTTTATGCAGATGCTTCATCCCATGACGCATATCGGCAAAGCCACCGCAGCCCCCCCACGACCAAAGGAACTTCAATCAGGCAGCTGACTGACGCCGGACGTGCTGAGCAAGAGCTTGTCTTTCGGCGCTGTAGCTCGAATGCGATCCGCCAAGCCAAACTGATCCAGGAAGCCAAAGAGCTTTTGTTCAGAAAAATGGTAATCGTCCACGAACTCCTCAGAAACCCAGAGCAGCCGGCGGCCATCGTTCAGATCGATTGCGAACACGAAGCAGCCTCGATTGAAATCCTCGCGCGGTGCCGATACCGGGGCTAGTAATGTGTCCCGCATGTACGCTCGAAGTGAGGTCAATGTCGCTGTATCGGCGTCGGGCTCAACTGTCGCTTCTTCGTCAGAGGAAAAGGGAACGTCTCGGGCAGCGTAGCCGAAGAATGAATAGATTTGTGTTGCTAGTCTGAACGCTAGATTCCGGCAGAGGATAGGGCGCCCGAGCTCGAACGGCTCGAGCATCGTCATGCCAACGCTGGTTTGATCTAAAAGATCATGTGCGCTGGCGATTTGCGCATTATACCAAATGCTTCCACCCTCACCTAGAGGAAGCCTCAGCTTTGTATCGTTCGCTACTACGACAGGAACTAACAATACCTTAGTTGGTCGAGCGCATGCCGCCAGATCTGCCAGCATATATGCAAAACTGACGCAGTATTCGACAAGCGCGTTCGGATAGAGCCGTGGAGCGACCATGAAGTCTCTCTCATCTTGCGTCCAGCAGAGAATCTCATCTACCAACTTCACGAAGACGAGATCCCCCGACGGCGTGATTGTAGTCAAACTAGCCGAACCATAAGGCTGCTCCCATACGCCACGCCGCTGAACCACATCAAACCCGGGATGCGCTACAAGCCATCCGCCATTGCGATAATACAGCGGTTCTCGAAAAGCGCGCATCGCGTCGTCTTCCGAAATCGAATCGTAATTGCCATCGTTTGCGGAGATCAATGCGAGCGTTGGCTCGCCGCGACCTTTGATTCTGCCCACTGTTTCATCGAGAAAACCTTTTGCGCCTTGGGAAATTTCCGTTCTCCCTAGTGTGCTTTCAATGACTGCTTTGGGGGTCTGATAGGGAGCGAACTCGGCTACTTCGTGCTTGTCGCGAAATGCTTGTTCAATTTCCTCATAACGCATCCGTTCAGACGTTGCATCATAGCGATTATAAAAGTCTGTTTTCTTGTCGGCCGAAATCATATGGGGCGGATTCTGTGGCGCGATCCGAGTAATGACCAGGTCCTTGCCGTCTACCGTTAACGGGACGACTTCAAAAACTGGACGTGGCGTAAGCCCATCACGGAGGCGTTGACGAACGCTGTCTGCGACATCGTGGACTCGATCGACGTGCCTGATACCGGACGCAGCATGGCTGTCGTCCTCCTCAACGCCGATGAGAATGAAACCACCGCCGAAGTTCGCCATTGCGCACGCAGCTTTTAGTAGATCGGTATCGACAGTAGCCTTATATTCGAGGGCGTTTTCCTCAGCGACGCGGCGCGTGATTAGCTCGCGGATGTCGTCTGCCGTTACATCGCGTGCGAAAGCGCGATCTGTAATCACGTACGTGTCTCCTTGCGGTCGCCCGTGTCGATGCCAATGGTGCGCAGCTCGCCGAGTCGCCGACAATATCGAACGCTTGTTCGCTTCTGGGCGGGGTGTTCCCCTGATCGTGGGGCGTGATCAGCGTGAGACCGAAATGGCAGACTCATGGCCGTTCCCAAGTTTGACGCTCTCATGTCGCCTTTGCTCCAGGTCGCGGCCGATGGCAAAGAGCATCGTCTTAACGATATCGTGCCGCTAATCGCCGACGAGCTGAACCTTTCGCAAGCCGATCGCACTGAGCAAATGCAATCCGGTCAACCACGATTTCGCAATCGCGTGTATTGGGCGAAGCTCTACTTGAGCCAGGCAGGGGCTATCGACACCATCCGCCCGGGCGTGTTCGTCATTACTGATCGTGGGCGGACTCTTCTTTCGAATGGATCAGATCGAGTCACCGTGGACGACTTGAACGCCTTCCCGGAGTTTCGGGCATTCCGTGCGAAAGTAGGGACGGGTACGCATAGGGTACGCAGAGTCGACAAAGATGTTGCCGTTGCAGTTCCTGAGGACAGCGTCGATGAGCAAGAAGACGAATCAACCACACGGACTGAAGTTCGTGAGTCTCATCAGATCCAAGCGTTGCTTGCTGAAATCGGTTACAGAATGGGCATGCAGATTTGGTTGCCGAAGGGCGATCGTGCAGCCGTGCTAGGCGAATGGCCAGGCGATCATGCTGAGCCCGTGGAGCGTCTGCCGTTAAACTACGACGAAGTGACGTTGAGGACCATCGAGCAGATCGATGTACTATGGCTAAAGGGCAGAGCAATCCGGCGCGCATTCGAGGTCGAGCACACGACCGCCGTATATTCGGGCATTCTTCGAATGGCTGACCTGTTAGCGCTGCAACCCAACATGGATATTAAACTTCATATAGTGGCTCCTATCGCCCGGAAAAGTAAAGTCTTTCAGGAATTGCGTCGGCCAGTATTCTCGCTTCTTGAGCGCGGGCCACTATCGGAGTATTGCACCTTTCTTTCGTATGATAGTGTCCGTGACTTGCGAGAGCAGCCGCTATTAGCTCATCTGAATGACGCGGTGCTGGACGAGTATGCTCAGGAAGCGGAGGAATCGCTTTGATTTTTCGCCCGAGCCAACTCGCCGTTGAGGATGGGATCCTAGCCGCGTCCGTCGACGCGCGCACGGCTGCAATTTATCGATCGCCTTAGCCGCAGTAGTTTGGCTCCTTTAACCACCGGCTTGGTTCAGGCTTTTGCCAAAGCGCCACGGTTGTAGTAATCTGTCGGCATGGCCAGAGGTCCCATCGACGATCACAGTAGCTCAGCGATTTGTGATGCCGCGCAGCGGCGACAACGACGCACGCACCTTCGTAAACTCGTCGATTTGACGCAGCGATACGGATTATACGAACGTGATGAAGAGGCGATGCAGAGTCTCGCGAGAATTCGAAACGCTGATCGGCGCGGAATGGAATCGGAGACCAAAGAAGAACCGTGAACGATGGAGCGGGAGCGGCCGGGACCCACTTGGACGGGTTCGAATCTTGTTGGGACTCTTTGCGCTGCTGTAGCCTCCTAACGGGAAGAACTCCGCTGTTCGAAGAGCCGAAGGTGCAGACGAGCGTGCGCCGGCGAGCGCACGGGGGCGTCAATCTGATTCCGCTGCCTGTCGTGACGGGCGGCGGCCGCTGGCATCACAGGCCCTACTGCGGCTTTGATGATGACGCCGTGGCACGCAGGCTTGTGTGGAGCAGCTGTGGTCGCCGCATACGAGCTGGCAAAGAGGCACGCCGAGGGCTGCTGCGAGCGCCGGTAGGACGCGCTTGTCGGCAGGTTTTCCGGATTCGAGCTGTCGGATCGTGCCGGCGAGGACGTTGGCTTCTCTTGCCAGATCGTAGATGCTGTAGCCGCGTGCGATGCGAAGACGGAAGATCCGCGCCGATAGCGCCTCTACTGGTGCGACTCTGCGGTGGCCGTTCCAACGAATCGGCTTGGGTGGCGGCGAATGCTTCGTAATCATCGCTTCGCCTTGCTGCAATAGAAGGCAACTTCGAGCGCGTAGCTGATCGAGGCGCGCAGGCAGACGCAGGCGAAGCGCACGTCGGATGCGCGCGCTGCATCGGCTGCCGTGAAGCGGAAGCCGCCGTTCGACTCGTCGGC of the Candidatus Eremiobacterota bacterium genome contains:
- a CDS encoding ATP-binding protein: MITDRAFARDVTADDIRELITRRVAEENALEYKATVDTDLLKAACAMANFGGGFILIGVEEDDSHAASGIRHVDRVHDVADSVRQRLRDGLTPRPVFEVVPLTVDGKDLVITRIAPQNPPHMISADKKTDFYNRYDATSERMRYEEIEQAFRDKHEVAEFAPYQTPKAVIESTLGRTEISQGAKGFLDETVGRIKGRGEPTLALISANDGNYDSISEDDAMRAFREPLYYRNGGWLVAHPGFDVVQRRGVWEQPYGSASLTTITPSGDLVFVKLVDEILCWTQDERDFMVAPRLYPNALVEYCVSFAYMLADLAACARPTKVLLVPVVVANDTKLRLPLGEGGSIWYNAQIASAHDLLDQTSVGMTMLEPFELGRPILCRNLAFRLATQIYSFFGYAARDVPFSSDEEATVEPDADTATLTSLRAYMRDTLLAPVSAPREDFNRGCFVFAIDLNDGRRLLWVSEEFVDDYHFSEQKLFGFLDQFGLADRIRATAPKDKLLLSTSGVSQLPD
- a CDS encoding winged helix-turn-helix domain-containing protein; amino-acid sequence: MAVPKFDALMSPLLQVAADGKEHRLNDIVPLIADELNLSQADRTEQMQSGQPRFRNRVYWAKLYLSQAGAIDTIRPGVFVITDRGRTLLSNGSDRVTVDDLNAFPEFRAFRAKVGTGTHRVRRVDKDVAVAVPEDSVDEQEDESTTRTEVRESHQIQALLAEIGYRMGMQIWLPKGDRAAVLGEWPGDHAEPVERLPLNYDEVTLRTIEQIDVLWLKGRAIRRAFEVEHTTAVYSGILRMADLLALQPNMDIKLHIVAPIARKSKVFQELRRPVFSLLERGPLSEYCTFLSYDSVRDLREQPLLAHLNDAVLDEYAQEAEESL
- a CDS encoding helix-turn-helix transcriptional regulator is translated as MITKHSPPPKPIRWNGHRRVAPVEALSARIFRLRIARGYSIYDLAREANVLAGTIRQLESGKPADKRVLPALAAALGVPLCQLVCGDHSCSTQACVPRRHHQSRSRACDASGRRPSRQAAESD